GCAGGCTCCGGCCAGGGGTCGGATGGCGCGCCCCCTGGGAGCGGATCGCCGACGCCGCCCGGGAGCTGCTCGACCGGCGGATCCCCGGCAAGGCCGTACTCGACGTCGGCCCCTGACCCGGATTCTCCGAGGGCGCAACCCAGTCGTTCAGGGCGGGGTCAACACGGGGCGGTCCCCCGCGAGGTGAATCTCCTCCCGCCATGCGCGGGAGGCGGAACGGTACGCGGCCGCATGGCTGCCCGGCCCCGGAAACGGTGAGTCCCCGGCCTCCGCCACGGGGCGGAGGCCGGGGACTCACCGTGCGGTCCGC
Above is a genomic segment from Streptosporangium album containing:
- a CDS encoding zinc-binding dehydrogenase, with translation MNTFGDATGFGEDLSTLLRFVAEGRLRPGVGWRAPWERIADAARELLDRRIPGKAVLDVGP